From Natranaeroarchaeum aerophilus, one genomic window encodes:
- the glpK gene encoding glycerol kinase GlpK, giving the protein MTDNTYVGAVDQGTTGTRFMVFDHSGQVVANAYEKHEQHYPEPGWVEHDPNEIWENTKAVTERALGAANLSADQLEAIGVTNQRETTLLWDADTGRPLHNALVWQDRRTTSRIETLQEEGKAGDILDKTGLEPDAYFSATKAEWLLNNADPIKTQRARPADVRERASEGEVLFGTIDSWLIYNLTGNHITDVTNASRTMLFNIHEMEWDDELCEEFRVPEEMLPEVRPSSDENYYGYTDPDGFLGEEIPVAGALGDQQAALFGQTCFDAGDAKNTYGTGSFFLMNTGNEAVTSDNGLLTTVGFQRSGEPVQYALEGSIFITGAAIEWLEDMTIIDAPAETEKLARSVDSTDGVYFVPAFTGLGAPHWDQRARGTLVGLTRGTRREHIVRATLEAIAYQTRDVAEAMEADSGIDMGALRVDGGAVKNNFLCQLQSDIIGSGIVRPQVDETTALGSAYAAGLAVGYWSDLDELTTNWQVDRQFEPEMEAERVDRRYEQWSDAVERSLDWSGE; this is encoded by the coding sequence ATGACAGACAACACCTATGTTGGCGCAGTCGACCAGGGAACGACAGGAACACGCTTTATGGTGTTCGACCACAGCGGGCAGGTCGTGGCGAACGCCTACGAGAAACACGAACAGCACTATCCGGAGCCGGGGTGGGTCGAGCACGACCCCAACGAGATCTGGGAGAACACGAAAGCGGTTACGGAACGGGCCCTTGGCGCTGCAAACCTCTCTGCGGACCAGCTCGAAGCGATCGGCGTAACCAACCAGCGCGAGACGACACTGCTGTGGGACGCCGACACCGGGCGGCCGCTGCACAACGCACTGGTCTGGCAGGACCGCCGGACGACCAGCCGGATCGAGACGCTGCAAGAGGAAGGCAAAGCCGGCGACATACTGGATAAAACCGGTCTCGAACCCGACGCATACTTTTCGGCGACGAAGGCCGAATGGCTGCTCAACAACGCCGATCCGATCAAAACCCAGCGCGCACGCCCCGCCGACGTTCGCGAGCGCGCGAGCGAGGGCGAGGTTCTGTTCGGGACGATCGATTCCTGGCTGATCTACAACCTGACGGGTAACCACATCACGGATGTGACCAACGCCTCGCGGACGATGCTGTTCAACATCCACGAGATGGAGTGGGATGACGAACTCTGCGAGGAGTTCCGCGTTCCAGAGGAGATGCTACCGGAAGTCCGCCCGTCCAGCGACGAGAACTACTACGGCTACACCGATCCGGACGGCTTCCTCGGCGAGGAGATTCCGGTCGCGGGCGCACTTGGCGACCAGCAGGCCGCGCTGTTCGGGCAGACCTGCTTCGATGCGGGTGATGCGAAAAACACCTACGGGACGGGTAGTTTCTTCCTGATGAACACGGGCAACGAGGCCGTCACCAGCGACAACGGTCTGCTGACGACAGTTGGCTTCCAGCGCTCGGGCGAACCCGTCCAGTACGCGCTGGAAGGGTCGATCTTCATCACCGGTGCGGCGATCGAGTGGCTCGAAGATATGACGATTATCGACGCCCCGGCCGAGACTGAAAAGCTCGCACGGAGCGTCGACTCGACGGACGGCGTCTACTTTGTTCCTGCGTTCACTGGACTCGGCGCGCCCCACTGGGACCAGCGTGCACGTGGAACCCTGGTCGGACTAACCAGGGGAACGCGACGTGAACACATTGTGCGGGCAACGCTGGAAGCCATCGCGTACCAGACACGCGACGTGGCCGAAGCCATGGAGGCCGACAGCGGCATCGACATGGGTGCTCTCCGTGTCGACGGCGGCGCGGTGAAAAATAACTTTCTCTGTCAACTGCAGTCCGATATCATCGGCTCGGGAATCGTCCGACCACAGGTCGACGAGACGACTGCTCTGGGGTCAGCCTACGCGGCCGGTCTCGCCGTGGGCTACTGGTCGGATCTGGACGAACTCACCACGAACTGGCAGGTGGACCGACAGTTCGAGCCCGAGATGGAAGCCGAACGTGTGGACCGCCGGTACGAGCAGTGGTCGGATGCGGTCGAGCGGTCGCTCGACTGGTCGGGAGAGTGA
- a CDS encoding saccharopine dehydrogenase family protein — translation MSANLLVYGSYGYTGSLVVDHALSRGLDPILAGRRAEPVERQADELGCSHRVFSLEHPTVIADQLADIDVLLNCAGPFSATADPLVSACLATETHYLDVTGEYRVIERIAERDRDAEQADITLLPAVGFDVVPTDCLAATLASDLPDATRLELAIDGGTTISQGTAKSLVEGLGSPGAVRRDGRLEDVPAAWNSREIDFGDGPESAITIPWGDVVTAFHSTGIGDIEVYTAVPEPAITAMQRTRPLGALLRTEPVQRLLKGVVELAISGPSPQQRAENVCRVWGRVTNDAGESATGRLRTPDPYETTKLTTVEAARRLLEDDISSGFQTPATAFGADFATEFEGIERVE, via the coding sequence ATGAGCGCCAACCTCCTCGTCTACGGCTCGTACGGCTACACCGGCTCGCTGGTCGTCGACCACGCTCTCTCCAGGGGACTCGATCCGATCCTCGCCGGACGTCGGGCCGAACCGGTCGAACGACAGGCCGACGAACTGGGCTGCAGCCATCGCGTGTTCAGCCTCGAACACCCAACCGTCATCGCCGACCAGCTGGCCGATATCGATGTCCTGTTGAACTGTGCCGGGCCGTTCTCCGCGACGGCAGATCCACTCGTCTCGGCGTGTCTCGCGACCGAAACACACTACCTCGATGTCACTGGTGAATATCGGGTCATCGAACGCATCGCCGAGCGTGACCGGGACGCCGAGCAGGCGGACATCACGCTGCTTCCGGCGGTTGGCTTCGACGTCGTTCCGACTGACTGTCTGGCCGCGACTCTGGCGTCCGACCTGCCCGACGCGACACGGCTCGAACTCGCCATCGACGGCGGGACGACCATCTCACAGGGTACTGCAAAATCGCTCGTCGAGGGACTCGGCTCGCCCGGTGCGGTCCGGCGCGATGGACGACTCGAAGACGTCCCTGCGGCGTGGAACTCCCGCGAGATCGACTTCGGTGACGGTCCCGAATCGGCGATAACGATCCCGTGGGGCGATGTCGTCACCGCGTTCCACTCGACCGGGATCGGCGATATCGAGGTGTACACCGCGGTGCCGGAGCCAGCGATCACCGCGATGCAACGGACGCGCCCGCTCGGTGCCCTGCTGCGGACCGAGCCGGTCCAGCGACTTCTCAAGGGGGTGGTCGAACTGGCGATCTCCGGGCCGTCCCCGCAACAGCGCGCCGAGAACGTCTGTCGTGTCTGGGGGCGAGTCACGAATGATGCGGGCGAGAGCGCTACTGGACGGCTCCGGACGCCCGATCCGTACGAGACGACGAAGCTGACGACAGTCGAGGCGGCGAGACGTCTCCTCGAAGACGACATTTCGAGCGGGTTTCAGACCCCGGCGACGGCGTTTGGAGCCGACTTTGCGACCGAGTTCGAGGGCATCGAGCGCGTGGAGTGA
- a CDS encoding universal stress protein produces MYDHILLPTDGTHGADRATRHAIGLAAAHDATLYALFVIDEDVYQAYGGDEYVHDREGLESGLERRGTDVLDEVGRLGAEEGVEVVTLLERGVPHREILLAGDEVDADVIILGTEERPGEYRQLLGSVTERVARRASRPVSIVKTPAEEPE; encoded by the coding sequence ATGTACGACCACATCCTGCTGCCGACGGACGGAACCCACGGTGCGGACCGGGCGACCCGCCACGCGATCGGCCTCGCGGCCGCACACGACGCGACGCTGTATGCTCTGTTCGTGATCGACGAGGACGTCTATCAGGCCTACGGCGGCGACGAGTACGTCCACGACCGCGAGGGCCTGGAATCGGGCCTCGAACGGCGCGGGACCGACGTGCTCGACGAGGTGGGGCGACTGGGTGCCGAGGAGGGCGTTGAGGTCGTGACCCTGCTCGAACGTGGCGTTCCCCACCGCGAAATCCTCCTCGCTGGCGACGAGGTCGACGCCGACGTGATCATCCTGGGCACGGAAGAACGACCGGGCGAGTACCGACAGTTGCTCGGGAGCGTCACCGAGCGGGTGGCACGGCGGGCGAGTAGACCGGTCTCGATCGTCAAGACGCCAGCGGAGGAGCCGGAGTAG
- a CDS encoding IS6 family transposase translates to MPENARLNDSIDQIDLEFVEREATPELLMKLGIQLHLAGLSLSNTVSILELFGVKRARSTVHNWVHKADLQPEDGQSPDHIAVDETVIRLNGQQYWLYAAVDPETNELLHTQLEPTTTTVLAQSFLTTLREKHDVDDAVFLVDGATSLQTACSRHGLDFRYEKRGNRNSVERVFREVKRRTSSFSNSFSHAEAETADDWLRSFAFAWNQLI, encoded by the coding sequence ATGCCCGAAAACGCCCGCCTCAACGATAGTATCGACCAGATCGACTTAGAGTTTGTTGAACGAGAGGCGACACCGGAGCTGCTAATGAAGCTCGGTATTCAGCTCCATCTTGCTGGACTATCACTTTCGAATACCGTTTCTATTCTTGAATTATTCGGTGTCAAACGGGCTCGATCAACCGTTCACAACTGGGTTCACAAGGCTGATCTACAGCCCGAAGATGGACAAAGCCCGGATCACATTGCGGTTGACGAGACCGTGATCCGACTCAATGGACAGCAGTACTGGCTGTACGCTGCTGTCGATCCAGAAACGAACGAATTACTCCATACACAGCTTGAACCCACCACTACCACTGTTCTCGCCCAATCGTTTCTTACCACGCTACGGGAGAAACACGACGTTGACGATGCAGTGTTTCTCGTCGATGGCGCAACCTCACTGCAAACGGCGTGCTCACGACACGGCCTCGATTTCAGATACGAAAAACGTGGAAATCGGAATAGCGTCGAACGTGTCTTTCGAGAAGTCAAACGTCGAACTTCTTCGTTTAGTAATAGCTTTAGCCACGCCGAAGCAGAAACTGCCGACGACTGGCTCAGATCATTCGCCTTCGCATGGAATCAGCTTATCTGA
- a CDS encoding cryptochrome/photolyase family protein: MTVLVLGDGLLRDRGPEARRPDESVLLIEAESFARKLPYHPHKLVLVFSAMRHFRDDLRAQGRTVHYQQAESFDEGLARHFAEHPDDELVAMRPASANGAQRLDDIVTTHGGSIEFVENETFLCSPDEFDEWAGDRAGYRHEDFYRFMRRKTGYLMDGDEPVGGEWNYDDQNRESPGEDVDPPEPPGYQPDETTARVIEWVTETFEGSYDQPPYGGDWANPEPFRWPVTREDARDALESFCENRLPAFGPYQDAMVDDEWGMYHALLSPAINVGLLHPAEVVERVIEAGEREDVPLNSVEGFVRQVIGWREFVRHVYRREMPELAGANQLDADEDLPPAYWTGETDMHCLDESVGSVRERGYAHHIQRLMVLSNFGLLYGVEPAQLNRWFHAGFVDAFHWVTTPNVVEMGLFGSGVFATKPYASSANYINKMSDYCGNCPYYHTKTTGEGACPFNALYWDFLDRNEDDLRSNHRMGLVYSHLDNKDDDELTAIRERATEIRELARSGEL; this comes from the coding sequence ATGACCGTACTCGTACTCGGCGATGGGCTACTCCGTGACCGGGGACCGGAGGCCCGGCGACCTGACGAGTCAGTCCTGCTCATCGAAGCGGAATCGTTCGCCCGCAAACTCCCCTATCACCCACACAAGCTCGTACTCGTGTTCAGTGCGATGCGGCACTTCCGCGACGACCTGCGAGCGCAGGGCCGTACGGTACACTACCAGCAGGCCGAGAGCTTCGACGAGGGGCTGGCACGTCACTTTGCGGAGCATCCCGATGACGAACTGGTGGCGATGCGTCCGGCGAGCGCGAACGGGGCCCAGCGCCTCGATGACATCGTCACTACACACGGCGGATCGATCGAGTTCGTCGAAAACGAGACGTTTCTTTGCTCGCCCGACGAGTTCGACGAGTGGGCTGGCGACCGCGCGGGCTACCGCCACGAGGATTTTTACCGGTTCATGCGCCGGAAGACGGGCTACCTGATGGACGGCGACGAGCCGGTTGGCGGCGAGTGGAACTACGACGACCAGAACCGCGAGAGCCCGGGGGAGGACGTCGATCCGCCGGAGCCCCCGGGCTACCAGCCCGACGAGACGACCGCCCGCGTCATCGAATGGGTCACCGAGACGTTCGAGGGGAGCTACGACCAGCCACCCTACGGCGGCGACTGGGCCAATCCCGAACCCTTCCGCTGGCCCGTGACCCGCGAGGACGCCCGTGACGCGCTGGAGTCCTTCTGCGAGAATCGACTTCCAGCCTTCGGCCCCTATCAGGACGCGATGGTCGACGACGAGTGGGGAATGTATCACGCCCTGCTCTCGCCCGCGATCAACGTCGGCTTGCTCCATCCTGCGGAGGTCGTCGAGCGTGTCATCGAGGCAGGCGAGCGTGAGGACGTGCCGCTGAACAGCGTCGAGGGCTTTGTTCGGCAGGTGATCGGCTGGCGCGAGTTCGTCCGTCACGTCTACCGACGCGAGATGCCCGAACTCGCAGGGGCAAACCAGCTGGATGCCGACGAGGACCTGCCGCCCGCGTACTGGACCGGCGAGACTGACATGCACTGTCTCGACGAGAGCGTCGGCAGCGTCCGGGAGCGGGGCTACGCCCATCACATCCAGCGACTGATGGTCCTCTCGAACTTCGGCCTGCTCTACGGCGTCGAGCCCGCTCAGCTGAACCGCTGGTTCCACGCGGGCTTCGTCGACGCTTTTCACTGGGTAACGACCCCGAACGTCGTCGAGATGGGGCTGTTCGGGAGCGGCGTCTTCGCCACGAAGCCGTACGCATCCTCGGCGAACTACATCAACAAGATGAGCGACTACTGCGGGAACTGTCCGTACTACCACACCAAAACGACCGGCGAGGGGGCCTGCCCGTTCAACGCGCTGTACTGGGACTTTCTCGATCGAAACGAAGACGACTTGCGGAGCAACCACCGGATGGGGCTGGTGTACAGTCATCTGGACAACAAAGACGACGACGAGCTGACGGCAATACGGGAGCGCGCGACGGAGATACGGGAGCTAGCGCGGTCGGGAGAGCTGTGA
- a CDS encoding aldo/keto reductase, with protein MSFHRLGFGTYQMTDRSECIDAVTTALDTGYRHLDTAQGYDNEAYVGEALADSDVDREDVFVATKLDPGNLAYDDVVETTRESAERLGVDTIDLQYVHWPLDTYDSEATLDGLAAIVEEGLVEHVGLSNFTPELLEEAIEGLDDRGVDLFAHQVECHALLPQEELRSYARKDDHWLVAYSPIARGEVFDVPEIVEIAEKHDATPAQVSLAWLLEKETVAAIPKSATPAHIRENYGALDISLDAEDIRTIDEIDREHRVVDGDWTPW; from the coding sequence ACCGATCGATCGGAGTGTATCGACGCCGTGACGACCGCCCTCGACACCGGCTACCGTCACCTCGACACCGCACAGGGCTACGACAACGAGGCGTACGTCGGCGAGGCGCTGGCCGACTCGGACGTCGACCGCGAGGACGTCTTCGTCGCGACGAAACTCGATCCCGGCAACCTCGCGTACGACGACGTGGTCGAGACGACCCGCGAGAGCGCGGAGCGTCTCGGCGTCGATACGATCGATCTGCAGTACGTCCACTGGCCGCTCGATACCTACGATTCGGAAGCAACGCTGGACGGGCTCGCCGCCATCGTCGAGGAGGGACTCGTCGAACACGTCGGACTCTCGAACTTCACGCCGGAACTGCTTGAGGAGGCCATCGAGGGACTGGACGACCGGGGGGTCGATCTGTTCGCCCACCAGGTCGAGTGTCACGCGCTGCTCCCACAGGAGGAACTGCGCTCGTACGCCCGCAAGGACGACCACTGGCTGGTCGCGTACTCGCCGATCGCCCGCGGAGAGGTGTTCGACGTGCCCGAGATCGTCGAGATCGCCGAAAAACACGACGCGACTCCGGCACAGGTCAGCCTCGCGTGGCTGCTGGAAAAAGAGACCGTTGCCGCGATCCCGAAGTCGGCGACGCCCGCACACATCCGCGAGAACTACGGCGCACTCGACATCTCGCTCGATGCCGAGGACATCCGCACGATCGACGAGATCGACCGCGAGCATCGGGTGGTCGACGGTGACTGGACCCCGTGGTAG